The Raphanus sativus cultivar WK10039 chromosome 2, ASM80110v3, whole genome shotgun sequence DNA segment GGAGCTACACTTATCCAAGAGGTTATATGGTGGCTAAAAttattctcttcttcttgttagtTTTGAGCATGAATGAGAAGTAAGAACGAGTACCCTGAGGCTGGTTATGTCTATGTTTTTCTAGGTTGCGATTAAAATGAATGAATCAGCGGGTGATGGGACAACCACTGCAATCATTTTGGCTCGAGAAATGATCAAAGCTGGCTCTTTGGCTATTGCTTTTGGAGCTAATGCTGTTTCCGTTAAGAACGGAATGAACAAGACTGTTAAAGAGTTGGTCAGGGTGTTGCTAATGAAAAGTGTTCCTGTCAAAGGGAAGACTGATGTTAAAGGTTACTTACTACTTATTATCTCAGCTAAGTTTTGATCCACCAGAGTCTTAGTTTGAGATAATTCACTAGGGATTTTTGTGTTTTGTAGCCGTGGCTTCAATCTCTGCTGGCAACGATGAATTTGTGGGGAAGTTGATTGCCGAAACTGTGGAAAAGATTGGCCCTGATGGCGTCATCTCCATTGAAACATCTTCCACTTCAGAAACATCTGTTATAGTTGAGGAAGGCATGAAGGTTAGTGTTTCAAATGCTTCACAATGACACTTTCACCCTTTACCGTCTTTAAGATGATCAGTCCATTGAGTATCTGCGATTCATGAGGAATGTTTTCTTCTGTACAGTTTGACAAAGGCTATATGTCGCCTCATTTCATCACAAACCAGGAGAAGTCTACAGTGGAATTCGATAAAGCTAAAATCCTCGTGACGGATCAGAAAATCACTTCAGCCAAAGAGCTAGTTCCTTTACTGGAGAAGACTTCGCAACTGAGTGTTCCGCTCCTCATTATCGCAGAAGATATCTCGGCGGAAGTGCTCGAGATACTGGTGGTGAACAAGAAGCAAGGTTTGATCAATGTCGCTGTCGTAAAATGTCCTGGAATGTTGGATGGAAAAAAGGCTTTGCTACAAGACATCGCACTCATGACAGGTTTTTTCTAACTCATTTATACTTTCCGTGTTCGGTTTCTTACTTACAAGTCTCAGTTGCTAACGTGACAAATGATGTTAAACAGGAGCTGATTATCTTTCCGGAGATTTAGGCATGAGTCTAATGGGCGCAACTTCAGATCAGTTAGGTGTTGCTAGGAAAGTAACAGTCACAGCTAACTCAACAACTATAGTCGCAGACCCTTCAACTAAACCGGAGATTCAAGCAAGAATAGCTCAGATGAAGAAGGATCTAGCTGAGACAGATAATTCATATATGACAGGAAAAATCGCAGAGAGAATTGCTAAGCTCTCCGGAGGTGTGGCTGTAATAAAGGTCCGGTTTTACAATAACCCTTCTTTGCTTACAATATgctgacacaaaaaaaaaatgttcggTTCGTGATGGTTCTTTTATTTGAGTCCTCTTAAAAAGCATCAGCTTAACCTGGTGTCTGATTCAGGTGGGAGGTCACACTGAAACAGAACTTGAGGACAGGAAACTTAGAATAGAAGACGCGAAGAACGCAACGTTTGCAGCCATGAGAGAAGGTATAGTACCAGGTGGTGGTGCCACGTATATCCATCTTTTAGACGAGATCCCGAGAATCAAGAAGACTCTAATGGAAGATTCATACGAACAAATAGGTGCAGATATAGTGGCAACGGTATgaaacctgtttttttttttaaccttctTGAAAGACCCTTCAAAAGTTATTATCactctgtgtgtgtgtgtttgcagGCGCTCACGGCACCTGCAATGGTCATAGCAACCAATGCCGGGGTTGATGGATCAGTTGTAGTGGAGAAGACCAGAGAACTCGAATGGAGAAGCGGTTACAACGCAATGTCTGGAAGATATGAGGATCTTCTAAACGCTGGAGTCGCAGATCCTTGCAAAGTTTCAAGATTCGCCCTGCAAAACGCGGTTTCTGTTGCGGGAATTGTTCTCACGACCCAAGCAGTGCTAGTGGAGAAGATCAAGCAGCCTAAACCTGCGGTTCCTGAAGTTCCTGGCATACCCACCTCATAACCAAGCATAAAAACCAGACTCTTTTAGCAAGTTTTGTCTAAATCCAAACCTTTGCTCACAAAATGGTGTTTGGTTTGGTCGTCATTAGTAAAACGGCCTCAGAATCTGTGATGCAGTGGTGAGTGCACAGGGTtaaatgaaaaagaatattGTAATCATTGTTGCTTATTGTGGAAGCCAAGCTTATTGTTAGCATCAATTATCCGACGAAGCAACAAGAGATGTGCCTTCTAATGCAAAATTCAAACGTTGTAAGCCCTTGTTACTATTCAGCGTGATATATCATtcgattatatattaattgaactCTTGGCACAAAATCTTATCAAGTGACTGGTTTATAACCGACTTAATTTAATCAAATATGTAACAAGGTGTGATCAAATACTAATTTCCTCAAAATAAGAGTTTCATCTTTGTAGAATCTATGAAACCATAGCGATGTTTTTTGAGTTCTGAAAGTAACTTCGGAAATATAAAGTATTGCACACGTCTAACATTCATCACTCAACATGATTTCCGAAGCTACAGATCTAGATTCTGGAATGCCTATTGTGGACGTGGAGTCAATGTCATGACACTTTATACAGTGGTAAAGAAATTTGTCTCGAAAGGAAAGATTTCAAAAGCATTTGATTTGCATCATCCAATGTTACAAAGAGTggccttttttttgttttcatctgTTCATGTATTGTTCATGATGTCGTCATTTTCTCTTGGGCCCGGACTTGCCCTAACAAGAGCTGGGCTAATCTTTCAATTTTCATCACATATTCTCGTACCACCCACCCAATCACTGGACATGTATTATTGCTATACAGTAGTTATCACATGGTAAGTGGAGATACGTGTCGATGTTCCTATGGTGTTTGACTTGGGACCAAGCCAAGTTCTACCATTATTCttggagaaaaagaaaaaagaaaaaagaagagagagctCACGTCCCAAATAACACTGATCTGACGTCGTTTTCGATAACGACTGATGAACAATCGGTTTCCTCAAACTCGCGTAGCTTGCACTCGACTTCTCTCTTTAGTTTTTTCTTGGCCAATGTAACGCGTGCCTGTCACGCCCCACACTCCTACCTGGCTTACTACACACACACTCCTTCGCCTCAATCAAGTTTATAAAACCTTTCAAACTTGTTTTCATTAAACTTATTTTAACAtttcaattaatataattattttgttttcaacatGTTTTTGCATTTGGTCTGGGACACACTACAACGACTCTAATGTCGTGTCTATTACTCATGCTTATTTGAAGACTTAAAAATTGTAAAGcatattataaagtaaatatcAACAATTTGTATGTATGAAAACAGTATTCTTCAATGGTTGACAAAAAGAATATTGATCTATTCATGTTTGTGTGTCACTAATGATCCATAAGCTTTCTAAAGTAGTACCACTGAAATTCGCCTATTAAATGATAAAACGAGTATAGAAATTCCATAGAAATTCTCTCTCAGGCCCGAGCCCCGATGCACGCCTACCGACTCCAGCAGCAGTAAATCTCCGTCGCAGAAACTCCACCACCACCGCAACAAAGAAGAGCACCGCCGTCTCTATTCTTCCGATGACCTAAAAAATTTCCAGATCAACATTTCCTTCGGTCAGATGGTAGATCCCGGCACGGCTAATCTCCTCCTACACTCCTTTCTCCGTGGGGATATCAGCTTGCTAGGGTTTTAAGGTCTCCGAAGTTCGTACGGTGGTTTTTGAGTCATCTACTGCTTTTCCAGATTTACCTCTGTTTGAGGATTTTCTCTACAGCTTCTCTACAGTTTGTCTCACATCTCTAGCAGTAACTCAACTTTTCTGTTTCATAAGTCAAGCTCAACAAAACATGGCTCACAGACTCTCGCGAGCAGAGAAGGGGAAATGGGCAGAAGATTCGTCTAGGGAGCGCCCGGATCCCAGTTAGGATTCCAGTTGACGACAACGCAGCTTTGATTGAAGAAAACAAGTTAACCCTCATTGGAAGGGTGACGAATCCAGCAGTTCAGAAGACGCAATGGGTCGTCGATTGGCTAGTCCAGTACTGGAATGTCGAGGAAGAGCTCACGGGAAGGGAGTTAGGACCCGAACTATTCCAAATCCGCTTCACCTCAGAGGAAGCGTTAAAATCAGTGCTCAGGAAGGGACCTTACCACTACAAACGATGGATGATACTCCTCCAACGATGGGAACCGGTAGTCTCAAACTCCTTCCCTAGGATGATAGCTTTCTGGATCAGGATACATGGCCTTCCCCTACACTTTTGGACGGAAGGAACTTTCTCAGCCATAGGCGACGAACTTGGGCATGTCTTGGACAGAGACGTAGAACATGGGCGAGTCAGAGTACTCATTGACGGGTTGAAGAAGCTTGAGATGCGTCTTCCCATTGAGCGAGCAGGAGAAGTGATTAAGGTTGACCTGGAGTACGAGAAATTAGAAAAGCATTGCTTCATTTGTTTTTCTCTCTGCCACGAGAAAGAAACTTGCCCTCTGAATAGGGACAGAACCTCCACAAAGATAGTAACTCAAGGGATCAGTCAGCATAACACGCTTAAGAAGTTGGAAGAGCATCGTCGGAAACATGATTCCAGGAGAGTCAACTCAGTTAGCTCTAGGGAAAGGAACTCATATACtagagaacaacaacaacaaagcagTCAAAGGTCTGTCTACTCCCGCTTGCAGGAACCAGAAAGAAACAGAGCTCCACTAAATGAGAGAACAAGATCCCTTGGATCAAgagatgagggaaaaagagccTATGGAGATTACAGGAGAGAGAGACATAACGACAGAGAGATGTCCTCCCACCATAGCTTCCTATCTCACCGTCATCACTCCCCTGGTAGAAGAACAGGCAGAGGACCCTCCCCGCCTCCCAGGAGTAATGAGTACAATAGACACCAAAACTCAGGACAAAGAACCCAGAGCTCAAGAACTCCGCCTCCTAGGCCTAACAGAGAAGCTATGAATTTACCGGCTGCTCCGGAACCTGTTGAAGTTAACAGTCGATCCAAAGAACGTATCTCAGCCCTTGAGCGGATTGAAGAAAGGCCAAATCAGCCAGGGGTTAGAGTATCAGCCCTCGAAAGACTAGAGGAAGGTACCAACCAGTCTGCTGACAGAATCTCTGCGCTAGAAAGAATTCAACCACCCATGGAAGAAGATCAAAGAAATGTCGGTCTCTCAGATTCTCTCCTGGCAAGGCTGCAGGATGTAGAAGTCCGATATATGGAGGAAGATCATCAAAGCCCACTTATAGGAGATGACCATACGGGAGGCAACCAGCAACAGGAGCCACAAAGAACTCCAGCCTCCCTACGTTTGGGATCAGCTTCGGAAAGAAAACGAAACCCTCCCAGAGCGGCAGCGGGGAAAGCAGCACAGGCAAGATTGGCTCTCCAAGCAAAAAAGGCGACAAAGAAACCCCCCACCGGTAAAGTGACAGGATCAACCAGAACTAGGGGAAACAGAAGCCCAGTGCAAGGACTACGAGTGTCTAAACAAATTGCGCTAAGAGGCAGACCTCCTGCAAAGAAGCGCCTCTGTGTTGAGAAGACTGGTCAAGATCAAAATTTACCTTGTAATAAGGATGTTGTTGCTCCTGGAATGGGGAATATAGCAGGAACAAGTAGAGGTAAGGTGGATTTTCAAAATCCACCAAGCCTAATTCCTTAGCTATTTTGAGTTGGAACTGTCAAGGATTGGGAAGTGAATTGACAGTTCCTAGAGTCCGGGAGCTGAGACGTGTTCAAGCCCCGGACATTATGTACTTTATGGAAACTAAAAATCAAGATGATTTTGTACTCTCAAATCTTATTACTCCAGAGTATAACCACCACTTCCTAGTACCACCCTCAGGGCTCAGCGGCGGACTGGCCCTTCTTTGGAAAAATGAGGTCAACTTAACGATCCTGAAGTCATCCCCCAACTGCATAGACACAAGCGTAATCTACAAAAACAAAGCCTTCTACATCACGTTTATCTACGGAATCCCACAGCAAGAGAAGAGAGCAGCATTCTGGGATGAAATCTCGCTTATGGGCCAAGGCAGAGATTCAGCTTGGGCCATAACAGGGGACTTTAATGACATCTTGGACAATACAGAGAAAGAAGGAGGCCCAGAAAGAAGTGAGGGCTCGTTTATCCCTTTCAGAAGTTTTGTCTCCGTTAACGGCCTGTGGGACATCAAGCATACTGGCAACCAGCTCTCTTGGAGAGGAAGACGGCACACTCACGACATTAAATCCAGGCTGGATAGAACATTAGCAAACATTGCTTGGGCGGACATGTTTCCAGCTAGCTGCTGCCATTACCTCCGATATGAGGGCTCGGATCACCGTCCTCTATTGACTTATTTGGATGCTTCGAAACTAAAGCGCAGAAGACCGTTTCGTTATGACAGAAGGCTCAACGAAAACGAGGAGGCGAGAAGAATCATTGAGACAGCATGGAGAAAGGAGGATGACGAGACCATCGAAACTAAGATCTCTAGATGCCGCCGCGAGATCATAAGATGGTCAAAAGAGCAAAAGGAGATTAGTGCAAAAGAAGTACTACAGAGGCAAAAAGAGTTGGAGGAGGAATTATCAGCAACAACCCCCGATACTGGCAAAATCATGGAACTCACAGAAGCACTCGTCAAGGCCTACAAGGCGGAGGAACTGTTCTGGAGACAGAGAAGCCGAATCCTATGGCTGCAAGGAGGAGACAGAAACAGCGCCTTCTTCCACGCTGTTACTAAAGATCGCAAGGCGAGGAACAGCATTACAGCCATAGAAAACGCAGAAGGAGTCCCGgtttatgaggaagaagagatAAGTGAGGTCTTTGGAAAATTCTACCAGCAACTCTTCTCTACTAATAGCAATGAGGACTATCACACGGTAGAGGAAACAATTACAGAGTGCATAACTGAGGAAATGAACAACAATCTCTGCAGTATTCCTGACGAAGATGAAGTGAGAGCCGTCATTTTTGCCATACATGCAGATAAGGCACCGGGTCCCGATGGATTTTCGGCCAGCTTTTACCAGTCTTTCTGGAGCCTTTTGGGGTCTGATATTTACCGAGAAATTCGGAGCTTTTTCACCTCGGGAACTTTGACGCCACAGATCAAGGAGACACACATCTGTTTGATACCAAAGATCTCGGCTCCAACGACTGCAGCGGATTACCGGCCAATTGCTCTCTGCAATGTACGGTACAAAATTATAGCAAAGATCCTCACCAAAAGACTTCAGCAGTACCTCCCAGAGCTAATATCTCAGCACCAAACAGCTTTCGTCCCAGGCAGAGCAATGTCGGATAACGTACTAATCACACATGAAACCCTCCATTACTTGAAGTGCTCGGAAGCAAAGAAGCGATGCTCAATGGTCATAAAAACTGACATGAGCAAGGCTTACGACCGCATAGAATGGGGGTTCTTGAGAGAGGTTATGAAAAGAATGGGTTTCCGAGGAATCTGGATAGAGTGGATCATGGAATGTGTCACCACGGTGTCCTACGCCTTCCTCATAAATGGTGCACCACTCGGGAATGTCACCCCATCCCGAGGTCTTCGCCAAGGAGATCCACTCTCCCCCATCTCTTTATTTTGTGCGCTGAAGTCCTGTCCGGTTTATGCAAAAACGCTCAGCTGAACGGCAGCCTCCTCGGTCTACAAGTCTCACAAAGAAGCCCGTATGTTAATCATCTCTTGTTTGCGGATGACACAATGCTATTTTGCAAAACAAACGAGAAGAACTGTCGAGTACTTGTTTCTATCCTGAAGAAATATGAGATCAGCTCGGGGCAAAGCATCAATCTGGCCAAGTCTACGATCACATACTCATCAAAAACTCCGGCAAGCATTAAAGAGAGAGTAAAAGCATCGCTGGGAATAGACAAAGAAGGTGGGATGGGAAAGTATCTTGGCCTGCCAGAAACGTTTGGTAGGAGGAAAAAAGATGTCTTCACAGGCCTGGTGGATAAGATCAGACAACGAGCCCAATCTTGGTCAACTAGGTTCCTCTCGGGTGCGGGGAAGCATGTGATGCTGCAATCGGTTCTGACTGCTCTACCTACACACTCGATGTCATGCTTCAAAATTCCAGTTTCTTTGTGCAAGCGCATACAGTCCATTCTCACACGCTTTTGGTGGGATAGCTCACCCGATAGGAGAAAGATTGCTTGGGTGGCCTGGAGCACTATGGCGCAACCCAAACAGTTGGGAGGGCTAGGCTTCAAAGATTTGGGGGATTATAATGACTCGCTACTAGCAAAACTTAGCTGGAGAATCCACAGTAATCCGAACTCCATGCTATCCCAAGTGCTCAAAGGTAAATATTTCCATGATTGCTCTTTCTTGGAGAGCAGCGAGAAGTCGGGATCTTCCCACGGATGGACGAGCATCATGGCTGGGAAAGGGGTTCTAGAAAAGGGTCTGGGCTTTATTGTGGGAAATGGAGACAGCATCAGTGTATGGTCAGACTATTGGCTCTCCCCCCTTCGCCCCTGGACGCCAATAGGTCCACCAACCTTCTCCAATCAGAACTTGAAGGTGGTGGATCTGTTAGACACCCAGTCAAATGAGTGGAATCTGGATCAAATCCGTCTACACTTACCTCATTATGAGGATATCATCAGACTTATCATACCGAGCTCCCTCAAAACGTGTGATAAAAGAGTCTGGTTGCCTGAGCCATCAGGAGTTTACTCATCAAAGTCAGGGTACAAAAGGATTTTTGAGGAGAAACATACCACCCCCCATGAGCAGTTTGACTGGATGGCTTTGGTTTGGAAGCTCCATATTCCCCCAAAGATCCAACACTTCCTGTGGAGAATGCTTAACAGAGCACTACCTGTGGGTTCCCTCCTGGCTACGAGAGGGATAAACTTAGAACTTAGTTGCAAAAGATGTGGAGAACTGGAAACTATAGACCACATGTTCATTTCCTGTCCTTTTGCAGCAGAGTTCTGGAGTAAAGCCCCACTTGCAGGACCAATGGTAGGGGTGTCTCCGGAGATACAGATCAGGATCTGGATCGCGAGCTTTGTTAAAAGGGCTTCCCAACCGCCCCTAGGAATCATAGAGTCTCCCCTTGTCCCATGGTTAATCTGGAATTTGTGGCTAGCGAGAAACAAGCTGGTTTTTGAAGGAAAGGAATACAAGGTGGAGGACATTATCACCAAAGCAGTCAAGGAAGCAAGAGATTGGGAGTCTGCGAATACAAAGAAGAAGCAACTGATAAAACAAAAAGCTCATGTAAGTTCAAGACTGTTGAAAGCACCAAAGTGTTGGTGTGATGGTGCTTGGCAGGAAAGCTCGCAAACAGGAGGCATGGGATGGATCATCAAGACTGAAGAGGGAGCTGTGTTATGTCGTGGATCCTCTAGCAGATCACACATCTCCTCAGCGCTGGTGGCCGAAGCCTTGGCCATACGTGAAGCTCTCAAGAAAGCCAGAGACTTAAACCTCCAGGGTCTCAACATATTTTCGGACTGTCAAGTCCTTATTACCGCTCTGCGTGAAGAGCAAGACGTGAACGAGATCGCGGGTATCCTCCAAGACATTAGGAACCTTGCCACTCTCTTCTGTCATCTATCTTTCTCTTTTATTCCAAGGCTAGAAAATATTCAGGCTGACTCTTTGGCAAGTACAGCCCTTGCTCTTTTTGCTGTTGTAGACTGAAACAAGTTTCTTTTGAAGTTCTATTTGAAGTagttgtttgacaaaaaaaaatgataaaacgaGTAATAGACATGTTTTTATGTCTTCAAAATCACAATCTTACCAATTGTGAttctttttgacaaaaatatattttaatgaaactGTGTGAGGgataatataaaaacatcaatcACCGAAAAAAACTTTAACCTCATTTAAGCTTTTGAAAAGTGTaggtaaagttttttttttttttgaacacaaacaATGTCAAAAGTTAAGCactaaaaatggaaaataatacTATGTGAATAAACTATTACAGCACGATTAAAACTAATCATGATTGTGTTTATTAGTTCAACGACTTCACgttcataaaagaaaaactgtACACTAGtttagataaattattttattggccttagaaattataattatattttgggtGAATTAGCGTAATAGCCATATTTTGGAGTGTAATAGAGGGAATGGacatgattttgacataatttagCAACTGTCTTTTTGCCTTCAATCTAGCCGGTAATACCCTTGTGAGGGAAAGGTTTCCGGTTTCCTTCACATAAAGGAAGAACGTGTTTCATTTGTGACCTACAGTTACAATCACGGAAACAACGAAGCGCGTGGAatgaaaatcaaagaaaaaaaaatgctgTGGGATGAGAATAGAGAAATTTTCTAAGTGTTGAATAACGTTAGACAAACGGAGTGTACTAGATTCATATTTCCAAACTATATAACATGGATACTATATAGCATGGATAGAATACTATCAGTCCAAATATAGAATGACATGACCCGTTACACTTTATGTACTAGAAGTGTAAGTTACTTATACAAGAAAAGATGAGCCGTAAACCGAGAATAAGAAGGAGAACATACAATTTAGGTGTAAGCATGTGTAATTGACAGGGAAGTTGAAGTCCGGCAGGGAGAAGCGAAA contains these protein-coding regions:
- the LOC108821765 gene encoding chaperonin 60 subunit alpha 2, chloroplastic, with amino-acid sequence MFAVSPSYFSPATISLSRSSGHQGKRPQLARKLLVVRAGGKRILYGKDSREALQAGIDKLADAVSVTLGPRGRNVVLAESDTIKVINDGVTIAKSIELSDTIENAGATLIQEVAIKMNESAGDGTTTAIILAREMIKAGSLAIAFGANAVSVKNGMNKTVKELVRVLLMKSVPVKGKTDVKAVASISAGNDEFVGKLIAETVEKIGPDGVISIETSSTSETSVIVEEGMKFDKGYMSPHFITNQEKSTVEFDKAKILVTDQKITSAKELVPLLEKTSQLSVPLLIIAEDISAEVLEILVVNKKQGLINVAVVKCPGMLDGKKALLQDIALMTGADYLSGDLGMSLMGATSDQLGVARKVTVTANSTTIVADPSTKPEIQARIAQMKKDLAETDNSYMTGKIAERIAKLSGGVAVIKVGGHTETELEDRKLRIEDAKNATFAAMREGIVPGGGATYIHLLDEIPRIKKTLMEDSYEQIGADIVATALTAPAMVIATNAGVDGSVVVEKTRELEWRSGYNAMSGRYEDLLNAGVADPCKVSRFALQNAVSVAGIVLTTQAVLVEKIKQPKPAVPEVPGIPTS